One part of the candidate division KSB1 bacterium genome encodes these proteins:
- a CDS encoding NAD(P)-dependent oxidoreductase, translating into MKVLVTGANGMIGLATVRHFLEKGYQVAALVRNIGAATRIDPRAEIRVLDSDWSNLQDVCSGCDAVVHLAAQRLQPEYEERGIEAYWLPNVLLTEQLLRAAAAVGVKRFCAASSVSVYSSKNSSPYRETDYPFPQNFYGTSKLAAEHIALLYGRKNGMRVNCLRPSQVLGFDYLRAEGMLMTFLRQAAAHQPLTVWRQDRRDFVYVKDVAEAFERAVQPDAPEGIFNIG; encoded by the coding sequence TCACCGGAGCTAACGGCATGATCGGACTGGCGACGGTAAGGCACTTTTTGGAGAAAGGGTATCAAGTCGCGGCGCTGGTCCGCAATATTGGAGCGGCAACTCGAATCGACCCTCGTGCAGAGATTCGCGTGCTCGACAGCGACTGGAGCAACCTGCAGGACGTCTGCAGCGGGTGCGATGCTGTGGTGCATCTGGCGGCGCAAAGGCTGCAACCCGAGTATGAAGAAAGAGGAATAGAAGCCTACTGGCTGCCGAACGTACTTTTGACTGAGCAGCTTTTGCGCGCCGCAGCCGCTGTCGGCGTAAAGCGGTTTTGTGCGGCTTCGTCGGTCAGTGTCTACTCATCGAAAAACAGCTCTCCATACCGCGAGACCGACTATCCCTTTCCGCAAAACTTTTACGGAACGAGCAAACTTGCGGCGGAGCATATTGCCCTCCTCTACGGCCGCAAGAACGGAATGCGCGTGAACTGTTTGCGCCCATCGCAGGTTCTTGGGTTTGATTACCTGCGGGCCGAAGGCATGCTGATGACGTTCCTTCGCCAAGCCGCAGCACATCAGCCGCTGACGGTTTGGCGGCAAGACCGCCGTGATTTCGTCTACGTTAAAGACGTTGCAGAAGCGTTTGAGCGGGCCGTCCAACCCGATGCTCCGGAGGGAATTTTCAACATCGGCA